In Candidatus Woesearchaeota archaeon, a single window of DNA contains:
- a CDS encoding nucleotidyltransferase domain-containing protein, translated as MIKPIVHKKYLKLYKETAERKISEVLFRFPEKEFSLNDLAREASVAKANIGNILGSFQEAGLITIEKLTKIWRIKANQANLFYRRNKIVYNLAAAYNSGIVEFLVDYFKNPKALVLFGSFRKGEDLSNSDIDIAVESDEAKDYKIMELRELSEFEKIFGRKIQIHLFSRKNIDINVFNNIANGIVLWGFLEVKK; from the coding sequence ATGATAAAACCGATTGTTCATAAAAAATACCTTAAGTTATACAAAGAAACTGCAGAAAGAAAAATAAGCGAGGTCTTATTTAGATTCCCTGAGAAAGAGTTTAGCTTAAACGATTTAGCAAGAGAAGCAAGCGTAGCAAAGGCAAATATTGGAAATATTTTGGGCAGCTTTCAAGAAGCGGGTTTGATAACTATCGAGAAATTAACTAAGATATGGAGAATAAAAGCGAATCAGGCGAATTTGTTCTATAGAAGAAACAAAATAGTCTATAATCTGGCCGCAGCATATAATTCTGGAATAGTTGAATTTCTTGTTGATTATTTCAAGAATCCAAAAGCATTGGTTCTTTTTGGTAGTTTCAGAAAAGGAGAAGATTTGTCCAATTCAGATATAGACATTGCCGTGGAGTCTGATGAGGCTAAAGACTATAAAATTATGGAATTAAGAGAGCTATCAGAATTTGAGAAGATTTTTGGAAGAAAAATACAGATACATTTGTTTAGCAGAAAAAATATAGACATTAACGTATTCAATAATATTGCAAATGGCATTGTTTTGTGGGGATTTTTAGAGGTGAAAAAATGA
- a CDS encoding DUF4258 domain-containing protein, translating into MILEISRHAKEKMDIEGIDEDQIINAIKMGSKTRQTDGYLATYTYIKVAYKKRGDVYRIKTVFVEK; encoded by the coding sequence TTGATATTAGAGATCAGCAGGCATGCAAAAGAGAAGATGGACATAGAAGGCATTGACGAAGACCAGATAATAAATGCGATAAAAATGGGTTCAAAAACAAGGCAAACAGACGGTTATCTGGCAACTTACACTTACATCAAAGTCGCTTATAAGAAAAGAGGCGATGTTTATAGAATTAAAACTGTTTTTGTTGAAAAATAA